In Streptomyces liangshanensis, the DNA window TGGTCTTCATGGAGCCGCCGCTCAAGGTGGACCCGCAGGCGCTGGTGGGCTGGGCGGACTGCCCGTCCCCCTGCCACCACTACGACCACGGGTACATGACGGGTCTGCTGGGCGGTCTGCGGGCCATGACGGGGATCGGCGGGGCGTCCGGCGAGGAGCACCAGTTCGAGTTCGTCGGGGCCGGGACGGTGCTGCTCCAGTCGACCGAGATCCTGATGGCCGAGCAGCCGACGGGCGCGGTGCCGCAGCAGGCGGGGGTGCCGGGCGGTGGCCCGGGGGTGCCGGGGCACGGTCCCGGCGGGGGTCAACAGGGCGCCGCGCCCCGGTTGCCCGGCCAGCTGGGGGACCTCCAGCGCCGCTTCGGTCTGTGAGCGGTAGGCTGCGGAGGGTGACGTCGAACGCCTGCGCCGTTTCTCCGGGGCTCCCGGGGGGACATCCTCGGGTGGGTGCGGCATGTCACCCGCCGAGGATTCGTCCAAATTTCAACTTCTTAGGTAGAATGCTCATATGGAGACCGAGACGGAAACCCGCTGGCTGACCGAGGCCGAGCAATGCGCGTGGCGCACCCACCTGGACGTCAACAGACTGTTGACCCACCAGCTGGAGAAGGATCTCCAACCGTTCGGCCTGACCCTGAACGACTACGAGATCCTGGTCAACCTGTCCGAGTCGGCGGAACGGCGCATGCGGATGAGCGACCTCGCCGCCGCCACGCTCCAGTCGAAGAGCCGCCTCTCCCACCAGATCACCCGGATGGAGACGGCCGGCCTGGTGCGGCGGGAGAACTGCGAGTCGGACCGGCGCGGCCTGTTCGCCGTCCTGACGGACGCGGGCATGGAGACCATGCAGAAGGTCGCCCCCTTCCACGTCGACTCCGTACGGAAGCACTTCATCGACCTGCTGTCGACGGAGGCACTCGCGGACCTGAGCGCGTCGCTCACCCCGGTCGCGGAGCGCCTGCGGGGGCGGCGGGGGAAGCTCTGACCGGTCGGCGGGGAAGCGGGACGACGCAGGGCCCCCGCCGGTCATCGGCGGGGGCCCTGTCCGTGGACGGCATCAGCACGTGGGTGAGTCCATGATCCGTATCCCGGTCGGCCCGGCCGCTCCGGGAGCGGTCTGCCAGCTCCAGCCGGGCTGGAGACAGTAGGTGCCGCTGGAGAAGCGGAGCAGCGCCCCGTCGTCGTTACGGGAGTTGTGGACCCACTTGGCTCCCATGGCTCCCGAGCTGAGGTTCTGGAAGTAACTGGTGACGTCCTTGTACGCGGCTGTCCACCGCCTGGCGTCCCAGTCCGCCTGCGTCTTGTAGAAGCAGACCTGCGGGTATCCGCAGCCGAACGCGGTGTCCGCGGCGGCCGGCGTGGTCCCCGTCGCGGCGATGCCGAGAGCCAGGCCCGCGGTGACGAGAGCGCCGGCGACGGTGCGTTGGAGCCTCATGAATCCCCCTGGGTGCGTCCTGATTCGTTCGCTGTCACGCGCGTTTCGTTCACGGGCCTTTCGTTCGCGGCATTCAGCAATTGCGGATCGACCAGACGAGCGTCCAGTCGTAGTTCTGCTGACCGCCCCCGGGAGCGAAGGGACCCTTCAGTACGTTTCCGCTCGACCCGTAGAAGGTCGATCGGGCGCTCGGGGTCTGGTTGTTCCAATAGGCCCCGCCGCCGTTCCAGTTCGCCAGCGCATACCTCGCGCAGTTGTAGAGGTAGAAGACCTTCCAGCTCGCGGTGGTCGGATCCCAGGCGAGGGCGCAGAAGTTTCCGTACGCGCAGGTGTAACTGCCGCCCGGCGCCACGTGCGTGGTGGTCACGGCCGGCGAGATCGTGGGCGGGACCGCGGCGGGCGCGAAGGCCGGCCCGATCCCCGCGGGGGCCGGTGGCGCGGTCAGGGCGGGCCCGGCCGCCCGGTGGTCGGCGGGTGCGGCCGCCTGGGCCGGTCCGGCGGTGAGGAGACTTCCCAGCACCAGGGCCAGGATGCCCAGCAGGGTGAGGATGAGGCGCTTGAGGCGCATGACGTGGTTTCCCCCAGTCAGGACGACAACATTTCCGAAGGTCGCGAATCGCTGGTCAGGCGAGAACCGGTACCGATCTCCGTCGCCGGTATTCCGGTGTGCGAAAAGCGCGACTGTCCGCGCTCCCCGTGCCCGTCAGAGTCACGGCCGTCCGCGAGGGCGTCAACGACGTCTTTCGGTCCGCTCGTACCTCGTGTCCCAACAGTCCCGGAAAGCCGGGGCGGTGGGCGTCTCACGCCCCTGTGGTGAGCTGGTTCGATACCGAATCGAACTCCTGTTTCCCGGGAAATGCGGCGGGCGCTCAGGAATGACGCATTCCGGGTGGTTCTCGTCGACGCTCAGCCGGCCCTCCGGGCCCCCGGACCGCTCATGCCAGGGGCAGGTTCAGGGTGAACAGGGCGCCGCCCCGGGGGGATCGGGCGAGGGTGAGGGTGCCGTTGTGGCGGTGGGCCACGTCGCGGGCGATCGCGAGGCCGAGTCCCGCGCCGCCGTCATCGCGGGCGCGGGCGTCGTCCAGCCGTACGAAGCGCTCGAAGACCCGCTCCCGCTCCGCCTCCGGCACACCGGGGCCGTCGTCGGCGACCGTCAGCGCGACGCGGCCGCCCCGGCGGTGGACCGCGACCGTGACCGACGAGGCGGCGTGGCGCTGGGCGTTGTCCAGGAGGTTGCCGAGGACGCGGGCCAACTGGCCCCGGCTGCCGGTCACTTCGAGGGCGTCGTCCGGCCCGGGCTCCCTCGCCGCCAGGGACACCGTCACGCGGTCGCCCGCGCGTGACGCGATCTCCTCGGCCGCCAGGTCGCCCAGGTCCAGGCGGGCCGGCCCGGGCCGCTCCCCCGCGTCCAGGCGGGCCAGCAGCAGGAGGTCGGCGGCGAGCCGCTGGAGCCGTACGGTGTCGGCGACCGCGCCGGGGACGTCCAGCAACTCCGGGTGGGCGTCGCCCACTTCGAGCTGGGTGCGGAGCGAGGCGATCGGGCTGCGCAGTTCGTGCGAGGCGTCCGCGACGAAGCGGCGCTGGCGCTCGACGGAGGCCTCCAGCGCGGTGAGTGTCTCGTTGGTCGTACGGGCCAGCCGGGCCACCTCGTCGCGCGTGGCGGGCTCGGGCACCCGCCGGGAGAGGTCCGCCGACGCGGTGATCGCCGCCATCTCGCGCCGGATGCCCTCCACCGGGCGCAGCGCGCGCCGGGTCACCAGCCAGGTCACTCCGCCGACGACCAGCAGCAGCACCGGCAGTCCGGCCAGCATCGCCGCGGCGGCCGTACCGACGGCGCTCTGGCGGGCGGCCAGGGTGGCGCCCGCGTGGACGACGACCGTCCGGCCGGCGGTGTCGGTCACCTCGATGGAGGTGAAGCGGTAGTCGCCGGTCTCGCCGTCGACCGTGGCGCGGCCGGTGGTCGGGGAGCCCGGCGTCCCGATGGCGCCGATCGCCGGGTCGTCGTTGTCGTCTTCGTTGTCGCCTTCGCTGTCGTCGTCGCTGCCGCCGCTGTGGCGGCTGGTGCCGCTCCCGCCCCCGGAGCCGTTGCGGTCCTCGGTGGTGTCGTCGTCGGACCCGCTGTCGTCGGCGGAGGTGTCGGTGTCGGCGCTGTCGGTATCCGGGGTCGCGGTCGTCGGCGGGGCCGTCGGTGCCGGGGCCGTGGCGGTCGGCAGGGCGGTCGGTCGCGGGGCCGGAGACCGTACCGGAGTCACCGCCGCCACGCCCGTGCCGCTGATCCCCTCCAGGTCGCCGCTCACCGCGATCAGCCGGCCCCGCTCGTCGGCGACCTGGACCGGGTGCTCGTCGGCGTCGGGCAACTCCAGTCCGCTGTACGGGGTCCGGCCCGGCACCTGCCGGGCGATGATGTCGAGCGCCACCTCACGCGCGGCCGCCTCCGCCTGCCGGTCCGCCTGGTCGGTGAGGTCGGAGCGCAGCGACAGCAGCACCGCGAGCCCCGCCGCCACCAGGGCGACCGCGACGACCAGGGTGGCGCCGAGGGAGGCCCTGGCCCGTACGGAGGAGAACCGGCCACCCCGGCGGCCCGGCGCGGGGCTCACGCGGCTCACGCGGCCACCAGCCGGTACCCCGCCCCGCGCACGGTCTGGATGCTCGCCGCGCCGATCTTGCGGCGCAGGGCGCTGATGTAGACCTCGACGATGTTCGGGTCGCCGTCGTAGGCGAAGTCCCAGACGTGCTCCAGGATCTCCGGCTTCCCGACCACCTCGCCGACCCGGACGGCGAGTTGCTCCAGGACCGCGAACTCCTTGGCGGTGAGGGCCACTTCGGTGTCGTCGCGGAAGACCCGGCGGGCGGCGGTGTCGATGCGCAGGGCGCCGGCCCGCAGCACGGGCGAGGCCCCGGCCGTACCCCGGCGGCGGAGCAGCGCCCTGACCCGGGCGACGAGCACCACGTACGAGAACGGCTTGGTCAGGTA includes these proteins:
- a CDS encoding response regulator transcription factor, whose product is MRLLIVEDERRLAVSLARGLTAEGFAVDVVHDGLEGLHRAGEGVYDLVVLDIMLPGMNGYRVCAALRDAGNEVPILMLTAKDGEYDEAEGLDTGADDYLTKPFSYVVLVARVRALLRRRGTAGASPVLRAGALRIDTAARRVFRDDTEVALTAKEFAVLEQLAVRVGEVVGKPEILEHVWDFAYDGDPNIVEVYISALRRKIGAASIQTVRGAGYRLVAA
- a CDS encoding MarR family winged helix-turn-helix transcriptional regulator, with the protein product METETETRWLTEAEQCAWRTHLDVNRLLTHQLEKDLQPFGLTLNDYEILVNLSESAERRMRMSDLAAATLQSKSRLSHQITRMETAGLVRRENCESDRRGLFAVLTDAGMETMQKVAPFHVDSVRKHFIDLLSTEALADLSASLTPVAERLRGRRGKL
- a CDS encoding sensor histidine kinase translates to MAAGLAVLLSLRSDLTDQADRQAEAAAREVALDIIARQVPGRTPYSGLELPDADEHPVQVADERGRLIAVSGDLEGISGTGVAAVTPVRSPAPRPTALPTATAPAPTAPPTTATPDTDSADTDTSADDSGSDDDTTEDRNGSGGGSGTSRHSGGSDDDSEGDNEDDNDDPAIGAIGTPGSPTTGRATVDGETGDYRFTSIEVTDTAGRTVVVHAGATLAARQSAVGTAAAAMLAGLPVLLLVVGGVTWLVTRRALRPVEGIRREMAAITASADLSRRVPEPATRDEVARLARTTNETLTALEASVERQRRFVADASHELRSPIASLRTQLEVGDAHPELLDVPGAVADTVRLQRLAADLLLLARLDAGERPGPARLDLGDLAAEEIASRAGDRVTVSLAAREPGPDDALEVTGSRGQLARVLGNLLDNAQRHAASSVTVAVHRRGGRVALTVADDGPGVPEAERERVFERFVRLDDARARDDGGAGLGLAIARDVAHRHNGTLTLARSPRGGALFTLNLPLA